One Pempheris klunzingeri isolate RE-2024b chromosome 22, fPemKlu1.hap1, whole genome shotgun sequence DNA segment encodes these proteins:
- the LOC139222129 gene encoding prickle-like protein 1 isoform X1, with amino-acid sequence MLFLERPSVMNLERSERGERPSPRGPEMEPRAGGKMGKISVGFQRSSTSDDDSGCALEEYAWVPPGLRPEQVQMYFSCLPEEKVPYVNSPGEKHRIRQLLYQLPPHDNELRYCRSLTEEEKRELAMFSAQRKREALGRGTPKILPRALQHTRCENCGGGINGGEMAIFASRAGPTPCWHPACFVCATCQELLVDLIYFHQNGKILCGRHHAELLKPRCSSCDEIIFADECTEAEGRHWHMKHFACFECGTMLGGQRYIMKDGRPYCCGCFESLYAEYCEACGENIGVDHAQMTYEGVHWHATDQCFCCAQCKTSLLGCPFLPKQGRIYCSKACSQGEDIHASDSSDSAFQSARSRESRRSVRMGKSSRPAEQWRQSQLFNPPATIPSFEYKFGDGEGDGDADCDIGIVGRKLARLGLEEERFWREREEQDAGGEEDPEEWAQHEDYMTQLLLKFGDRGMLHQLQQPSLKSPSPCSDRNRLISVSDPWLKPDATSMGLTASSPTPASPTQSQTSNQSRANSLSPGLISKKHLPEMYWAQSQDGLGDSAYGSHPGPASARKIQELELDQDQDQSGTGRQTFWPDTREWYEDSLECIADELRKAEQGAGDSMDSLALSNITGASVDGDGRDRPIVYTLAMQDPSVADDCEKMSNMGTFNSSHLHHSANSLNLNMEKGDEEAVALAMRGGTPGGLLSLSPHSESLPPSLVHAPALRRSKSQSRPPQMVKFSEDTVDNGYNDGFDVNIRKHPMSERPQRRAYCPDEMGRERSRPTSHHGRSRQHHNRHGRHHRSRKTRSDNNLHMVPLEKAQRLYEPQQQSLVNPPCGAMLLQHPAHRLPLPYTQSRSDYMPQGSAQGDPRAEHFMGLYRDEDDCCSTCSSSSSDSEEEGYFLGQPIPQPRPVGRYYAEDYPTRVTALSSQSHGSQTGRRKSHRSKNCIIS; translated from the exons ATGCTTTTCCTGGAG CGCCCGAGTGTGATGAACCTGGAGCGCAGTGAGAGAGGGGAGCGTCCCTCTCCTCGAGGCCCGGAGATGGAGCCCCGTGCTGGGGGAAAGATGGGGAAGATATCTGTGGGCTTCCAGAGGAGCTCCACCTCAGATGATGACTCCGGATGTGCGTTGGAGGAGTACGCGTGGGTGCCACCAGGACTGAGGCCTGAGCAG GTCCAGATGTATTTCTCCTGTCTGCCAGAGGAAAAGGTGCCGTACGTCAACAGCCCCGGAGAGAAGCACAGGATCCGACAGCTCCTCTACCAGCTGCCGCCGCATGACAACGAG TTGCGCTATTGCCGCTCTCtgactgaggaggaaaagagggagctCGCCATGTTCAGTGcgcagaggaagagggaggcaCTGGGGAGAGGAACACCCAAGATCCTGCCCCGGGCTCTGCAACACACCCGCTGTGAAAAT TGTGGGGGAGGCATCAATGGAGGGGAGATGGCAATTTTTGCTTCCAGAGCAGGGCCGACCCCCTGCTGGCACCCTGCATGTTTCGTCTGTGCCACGTGTCAAGAGCTGCTGGTGGATCTGATCTATTTCCACCAAAATGGCAAGATCCTGTGCGGAAGACACCACGCTGAGCTTCTAAAACCACGCTGTTCTTCTTGTGACGAG ATCATCTTTGCGGATGAGTGCACTGAAGCAGAGGGTCGTCACTGGCACATGAAACACTTTGCCTGTTTCGAGTGTGGGACAATGCTGGGGGGGCAGCGCTACATCATGAAAGATGGCCGACCCTACTGTTGTGGCTGCTTTGAGTCTCTGTATGCAGAATACTGCGAGGCTTGTGGTGAAAACATTG GTGTTGACCATGCCCAGATGACCTATGAAGGTGTACACTGGCACGCCACAGACCAGTGCTTCTGTTGTGCCCAGTGCAAGACATCCTTGCTGGGCTGTCCCTTCCTGCCAAAGCAGGGTCGCATCTATTGCTCAAAGGCCTGCAGCCAGGGGGAAGATATTCATGCCTCCGACTCGTCTGATTCCGCCTTCCAGTCTGCCCGCTCACGCGAGTCACGGCGCAGTGTCCGCATGGGGAAGAGCAGCAGGCCTGCTGAACAGTGGAGGCAATCGCAGCTGTTTAACCCTCCTGCCACCATCCCCTCCTTTGAGTACAAGtttggagatggagagggcGATGGAGATGCCGATTGCGACATTGGCATTGTAGGCCGCAAGCTGGCACGTCtaggcctggaggaggagaggttcTGGAGGGAGCGGGAGGAGCAGGATGCGGGTGGAGAGGAGGATCCAGAGGAGTGGGCTCAGCACGAGGACTATATGACTCAGCTCCTGCTCAAGTTTGGTGATCGCGGTATGTTACACCAACTTCAGCAGCCATCCCTAAAATCTCCCAGCCCTTGCAGTGACAGAAACAGGTTGATAAGTGTCTCTGACCCCTGGCTAAAGCCTGATGCTACATCTATGGGGCTTACAGCCTCCTCTCCCACCCCTGCCAGTCCCACCCAGAGCCAGACTTCCAATCAATCCCGAGCCAACAGCCTTAGCCCTGGATTGATCAGCAAGAAGCACCTGCCTGAAATGTACTGGGCCCAGTCCCAGGACGGGTTGGGAGACTCAGCCTATGGTAGTCATCCAGGTCCTGCCAGTGCTAGAAAGATCCAAGAGCTGGAGTTGGACCAGGATCAAGACCAATCTGGGACAGGAAGACAGACCTTCTGGCCAGACACCAGGGAGTGGTACGAAGACTCCCTCGAGTGCATCGCTGATGAGCTGAGGAAAGCTGAGCAGGGTGCTGGAGATTCCATGGATTCCTTGGCGCTTTCAAACATCACTG GTGCATCAGTGGATGGAGATGGCAGGGATAGACCTATAGTTTACACCCTTGCAATGCAGGATCCCTCTGTGGCAGATGACTGCGAGAAGATGAGCAACATGGGAACCTTTAATTCATCTCATCTTCACCACAGTGCCAACTCTCTCAACCTTAACATGGAGAAGGGAGACGAAGAGGCAGTAGCATTGGCAATGAGGGGAGGCACACCGGGAGGGCTTCTCTCATTGTCCCCACATTCGGAAAGCCTTCCTCCCTCCTTAGTCCACGCCCCAGCTCTGAGGAGGAGCAAGTCCCAGTCCAGACCTCCTCAGATGGTCAAGTTCTCTGAAGACACTGTGGACAATGGATATAATGATGGGTTTGATGTCAATATTAGAAAGCATCCCATGAGCGAGAGGCCACAGCGGAGGGCTTACTGCCCAGACGAGATGGGCCGGGAAAGAAGCCGCCCAACAAGCCATCATGGGCGCAGCAGGCAGCACCACAACAGGCACGGCCGGCACCACAGGAGCCGTAAAACCCGCTCAGATAACAACCTTCACATGGTGCCTTTGGAGAAAGCACAGAGGCTGTATGAGCCCCAGCAGCAGAGTCTGGTAAACCCTCCTTGTGGTGCTATGCTTCTGCAGCATCCTGCGCACAGGCTGCCCTTGCCCTACACCCAAAGCCGATCTGACTATATGCCTCAGGGTTCAGCTCAAGGAGACCCACGGGCTGAGCATTTCATGGGCCTCTACAGAGATGAGGATGACTGTTGCTCTACATGCTCTTCCTCATCTTCGgactctgaggaggagggctATTTCCTGGGCCAGCCAATCCCTCAGCCTCGACCAGTTGGGCGCTACTATGCAGAGGACTACCCCACAAGGGTTACAGCCCTCTCTTCCCAGAGCCATGGCTCACAGACTGGTCGCAGAAAGAGCCACCGCTCCAAAAACTGTATCATCTCTTAA
- the LOC139222129 gene encoding prickle-like protein 1 isoform X2, whose product MNLERSERGERPSPRGPEMEPRAGGKMGKISVGFQRSSTSDDDSGCALEEYAWVPPGLRPEQVQMYFSCLPEEKVPYVNSPGEKHRIRQLLYQLPPHDNELRYCRSLTEEEKRELAMFSAQRKREALGRGTPKILPRALQHTRCENCGGGINGGEMAIFASRAGPTPCWHPACFVCATCQELLVDLIYFHQNGKILCGRHHAELLKPRCSSCDEIIFADECTEAEGRHWHMKHFACFECGTMLGGQRYIMKDGRPYCCGCFESLYAEYCEACGENIGVDHAQMTYEGVHWHATDQCFCCAQCKTSLLGCPFLPKQGRIYCSKACSQGEDIHASDSSDSAFQSARSRESRRSVRMGKSSRPAEQWRQSQLFNPPATIPSFEYKFGDGEGDGDADCDIGIVGRKLARLGLEEERFWREREEQDAGGEEDPEEWAQHEDYMTQLLLKFGDRGMLHQLQQPSLKSPSPCSDRNRLISVSDPWLKPDATSMGLTASSPTPASPTQSQTSNQSRANSLSPGLISKKHLPEMYWAQSQDGLGDSAYGSHPGPASARKIQELELDQDQDQSGTGRQTFWPDTREWYEDSLECIADELRKAEQGAGDSMDSLALSNITGASVDGDGRDRPIVYTLAMQDPSVADDCEKMSNMGTFNSSHLHHSANSLNLNMEKGDEEAVALAMRGGTPGGLLSLSPHSESLPPSLVHAPALRRSKSQSRPPQMVKFSEDTVDNGYNDGFDVNIRKHPMSERPQRRAYCPDEMGRERSRPTSHHGRSRQHHNRHGRHHRSRKTRSDNNLHMVPLEKAQRLYEPQQQSLVNPPCGAMLLQHPAHRLPLPYTQSRSDYMPQGSAQGDPRAEHFMGLYRDEDDCCSTCSSSSSDSEEEGYFLGQPIPQPRPVGRYYAEDYPTRVTALSSQSHGSQTGRRKSHRSKNCIIS is encoded by the exons ATGAACCTGGAGCGCAGTGAGAGAGGGGAGCGTCCCTCTCCTCGAGGCCCGGAGATGGAGCCCCGTGCTGGGGGAAAGATGGGGAAGATATCTGTGGGCTTCCAGAGGAGCTCCACCTCAGATGATGACTCCGGATGTGCGTTGGAGGAGTACGCGTGGGTGCCACCAGGACTGAGGCCTGAGCAG GTCCAGATGTATTTCTCCTGTCTGCCAGAGGAAAAGGTGCCGTACGTCAACAGCCCCGGAGAGAAGCACAGGATCCGACAGCTCCTCTACCAGCTGCCGCCGCATGACAACGAG TTGCGCTATTGCCGCTCTCtgactgaggaggaaaagagggagctCGCCATGTTCAGTGcgcagaggaagagggaggcaCTGGGGAGAGGAACACCCAAGATCCTGCCCCGGGCTCTGCAACACACCCGCTGTGAAAAT TGTGGGGGAGGCATCAATGGAGGGGAGATGGCAATTTTTGCTTCCAGAGCAGGGCCGACCCCCTGCTGGCACCCTGCATGTTTCGTCTGTGCCACGTGTCAAGAGCTGCTGGTGGATCTGATCTATTTCCACCAAAATGGCAAGATCCTGTGCGGAAGACACCACGCTGAGCTTCTAAAACCACGCTGTTCTTCTTGTGACGAG ATCATCTTTGCGGATGAGTGCACTGAAGCAGAGGGTCGTCACTGGCACATGAAACACTTTGCCTGTTTCGAGTGTGGGACAATGCTGGGGGGGCAGCGCTACATCATGAAAGATGGCCGACCCTACTGTTGTGGCTGCTTTGAGTCTCTGTATGCAGAATACTGCGAGGCTTGTGGTGAAAACATTG GTGTTGACCATGCCCAGATGACCTATGAAGGTGTACACTGGCACGCCACAGACCAGTGCTTCTGTTGTGCCCAGTGCAAGACATCCTTGCTGGGCTGTCCCTTCCTGCCAAAGCAGGGTCGCATCTATTGCTCAAAGGCCTGCAGCCAGGGGGAAGATATTCATGCCTCCGACTCGTCTGATTCCGCCTTCCAGTCTGCCCGCTCACGCGAGTCACGGCGCAGTGTCCGCATGGGGAAGAGCAGCAGGCCTGCTGAACAGTGGAGGCAATCGCAGCTGTTTAACCCTCCTGCCACCATCCCCTCCTTTGAGTACAAGtttggagatggagagggcGATGGAGATGCCGATTGCGACATTGGCATTGTAGGCCGCAAGCTGGCACGTCtaggcctggaggaggagaggttcTGGAGGGAGCGGGAGGAGCAGGATGCGGGTGGAGAGGAGGATCCAGAGGAGTGGGCTCAGCACGAGGACTATATGACTCAGCTCCTGCTCAAGTTTGGTGATCGCGGTATGTTACACCAACTTCAGCAGCCATCCCTAAAATCTCCCAGCCCTTGCAGTGACAGAAACAGGTTGATAAGTGTCTCTGACCCCTGGCTAAAGCCTGATGCTACATCTATGGGGCTTACAGCCTCCTCTCCCACCCCTGCCAGTCCCACCCAGAGCCAGACTTCCAATCAATCCCGAGCCAACAGCCTTAGCCCTGGATTGATCAGCAAGAAGCACCTGCCTGAAATGTACTGGGCCCAGTCCCAGGACGGGTTGGGAGACTCAGCCTATGGTAGTCATCCAGGTCCTGCCAGTGCTAGAAAGATCCAAGAGCTGGAGTTGGACCAGGATCAAGACCAATCTGGGACAGGAAGACAGACCTTCTGGCCAGACACCAGGGAGTGGTACGAAGACTCCCTCGAGTGCATCGCTGATGAGCTGAGGAAAGCTGAGCAGGGTGCTGGAGATTCCATGGATTCCTTGGCGCTTTCAAACATCACTG GTGCATCAGTGGATGGAGATGGCAGGGATAGACCTATAGTTTACACCCTTGCAATGCAGGATCCCTCTGTGGCAGATGACTGCGAGAAGATGAGCAACATGGGAACCTTTAATTCATCTCATCTTCACCACAGTGCCAACTCTCTCAACCTTAACATGGAGAAGGGAGACGAAGAGGCAGTAGCATTGGCAATGAGGGGAGGCACACCGGGAGGGCTTCTCTCATTGTCCCCACATTCGGAAAGCCTTCCTCCCTCCTTAGTCCACGCCCCAGCTCTGAGGAGGAGCAAGTCCCAGTCCAGACCTCCTCAGATGGTCAAGTTCTCTGAAGACACTGTGGACAATGGATATAATGATGGGTTTGATGTCAATATTAGAAAGCATCCCATGAGCGAGAGGCCACAGCGGAGGGCTTACTGCCCAGACGAGATGGGCCGGGAAAGAAGCCGCCCAACAAGCCATCATGGGCGCAGCAGGCAGCACCACAACAGGCACGGCCGGCACCACAGGAGCCGTAAAACCCGCTCAGATAACAACCTTCACATGGTGCCTTTGGAGAAAGCACAGAGGCTGTATGAGCCCCAGCAGCAGAGTCTGGTAAACCCTCCTTGTGGTGCTATGCTTCTGCAGCATCCTGCGCACAGGCTGCCCTTGCCCTACACCCAAAGCCGATCTGACTATATGCCTCAGGGTTCAGCTCAAGGAGACCCACGGGCTGAGCATTTCATGGGCCTCTACAGAGATGAGGATGACTGTTGCTCTACATGCTCTTCCTCATCTTCGgactctgaggaggagggctATTTCCTGGGCCAGCCAATCCCTCAGCCTCGACCAGTTGGGCGCTACTATGCAGAGGACTACCCCACAAGGGTTACAGCCCTCTCTTCCCAGAGCCATGGCTCACAGACTGGTCGCAGAAAGAGCCACCGCTCCAAAAACTGTATCATCTCTTAA